Proteins encoded by one window of Pseudonocardia alni:
- a CDS encoding NAD(P)/FAD-dependent oxidoreductase has protein sequence MRDVTVVGASLAGLATARALRAQGFTGTITVVGDEKHVPYDRPPLSKEFLAGISDEDAIALTEDDDAALDVVWRLGRTALALDGPTRTVTLDDGSTLSADAVVLATGARARNLPGELPGGVHTLRTLDDARALRADLVPGRRLVVIGAGFVGAEVASTAHGLGLDVTIVEAAPVPLQRALGPEMGTACGRLHAAAGVPLHLGTGVARLVGSPRVTGVELTDGRALPADVVVVGIGAIPNVEWLEGSGLDLDDGVVTDVAGRTTLPGVVAVGDCASTHRDYTGSRLRLEHWTNALQQPSVAAAALLGTEHSLPTHHAVPYFWSDQYGHSIQFAGHRVADGSVRIDDGDPGADGGFLAVFLDAAGEAVGVLGVDRPRPFGRMRRELAKRLA, from the coding sequence ATGCGTGACGTCACGGTCGTCGGCGCCTCGCTCGCCGGCCTCGCCACGGCGCGAGCCCTGCGCGCCCAGGGCTTCACCGGGACGATCACGGTCGTCGGCGACGAGAAGCACGTCCCCTACGACCGCCCTCCGCTGTCCAAGGAGTTCCTCGCCGGGATCTCCGACGAGGACGCCATCGCCCTGACCGAGGACGACGACGCCGCGCTCGACGTGGTCTGGCGCCTCGGCCGCACCGCACTCGCCCTCGACGGTCCGACCCGGACCGTCACCCTCGACGACGGCTCGACCCTCTCGGCGGACGCCGTCGTGCTCGCCACGGGCGCCCGCGCCCGGAACCTGCCGGGTGAGCTGCCCGGCGGGGTGCACACCCTGCGCACCCTCGACGACGCCCGCGCCCTGCGCGCCGACCTCGTCCCGGGCCGGCGGCTGGTGGTGATCGGCGCCGGGTTCGTCGGGGCCGAGGTCGCCTCGACCGCCCACGGCCTCGGTCTGGACGTCACGATCGTCGAGGCCGCCCCGGTGCCGTTGCAGCGGGCCCTCGGGCCCGAGATGGGCACCGCCTGCGGCCGCCTGCACGCCGCCGCCGGGGTGCCGCTGCACCTCGGCACGGGCGTGGCCCGGCTCGTCGGATCGCCCCGGGTCACCGGGGTCGAGCTCACCGACGGCCGCGCGCTGCCCGCCGACGTGGTCGTGGTCGGGATCGGTGCGATCCCGAACGTCGAGTGGCTGGAGGGCTCCGGCCTCGACCTCGACGACGGGGTCGTCACCGACGTCGCGGGCCGCACGACCCTGCCCGGCGTCGTCGCAGTGGGGGACTGCGCCAGCACCCATCGCGACTACACCGGCTCCCGGCTGCGCCTGGAGCACTGGACCAACGCGCTGCAGCAGCCGTCCGTCGCGGCCGCGGCGCTGCTCGGGACCGAGCACTCGCTGCCGACCCACCACGCGGTGCCCTACTTCTGGTCCGACCAGTACGGGCACAGCATCCAGTTCGCGGGACACCGGGTCGCGGACGGCTCGGTCCGGATCGACGACGGCGACCCCGGGGCCGACGGCGGGTTCCTCGCCGTGTTCCTCGACGCCGCGGGGGAGGCCGTCGGCGTGCTCGGCGTCGACCGTCCCCGGCCCTTCGGGCGGATGCGCCGGGAGCTGGCGAAACGGCTCGCCTGA
- a CDS encoding sarcosine oxidase subunit beta family protein — protein sequence MSTEKTGTGNTPPGAHLPEHPDVLWRNPEPKRSYDVVIVGGGGHGLATAHYLVKNHGITDVAVLEKGWLAGGNMARNTTLIRSNYLLDESAFIYEHALKLWEGLEEDLGYPILFSQRGVLNLAHTEQDVRDSVRRVEANRLNGIDAEYLGPDDVAKICPIVNVSHDIRYPVLGATYQPRAGIAKHDYVAWGFARRADSAGVDLIQDCEVLDFVTEGSVEDGNARVTGIRTSRGDIACGQVALCAAGHTSTLLDRLGVDTPLQSHPLQALVSELLEPVHPTIVMSNAVHVYVSQAHKGELVMGAGVDSYNGYGQRGAFHIIERQMAAAVELFPVFARAHLLRSWAGIVDVTPDASPIVGRTPYSNVLVNSGWGTGGFKVTPGLGWCLAHTIATDELHPHIAPFSLDRFVTGALVDEHGAAGVAH from the coding sequence ATGAGCACCGAGAAGACCGGCACCGGGAACACGCCTCCCGGGGCGCACCTGCCCGAGCACCCCGACGTCCTGTGGCGCAACCCCGAGCCGAAGCGCTCCTACGACGTGGTCATCGTCGGCGGCGGCGGGCACGGGCTGGCCACCGCCCACTACCTGGTCAAGAACCACGGGATCACCGACGTGGCGGTGCTGGAGAAGGGGTGGCTCGCCGGCGGCAACATGGCCCGCAACACCACGCTGATCCGCTCCAACTACCTCCTGGACGAGTCGGCCTTCATCTACGAGCACGCCCTGAAGCTGTGGGAGGGGCTGGAGGAGGACCTCGGCTATCCGATCCTGTTCTCCCAGCGCGGCGTGCTGAACCTCGCCCACACCGAGCAGGACGTGCGCGACTCGGTCCGCCGGGTCGAGGCGAACCGGCTCAACGGGATCGACGCCGAGTACCTCGGCCCCGACGACGTCGCGAAGATCTGTCCGATCGTCAACGTCTCGCACGACATCCGCTACCCGGTGCTCGGCGCGACCTACCAGCCCCGGGCCGGCATCGCCAAGCACGACTACGTCGCCTGGGGTTTCGCCCGTCGCGCCGACTCCGCCGGGGTCGACCTCATCCAGGACTGCGAGGTGCTGGACTTCGTCACCGAGGGCTCGGTCGAGGACGGGAACGCCCGGGTCACCGGGATCCGCACCAGCCGCGGCGACATCGCGTGCGGGCAGGTCGCGCTCTGCGCGGCCGGGCACACCTCGACCCTGCTCGACCGGCTCGGCGTGGACACCCCGCTGCAGTCGCACCCACTGCAGGCGCTGGTGTCCGAGCTGCTCGAGCCGGTGCATCCGACGATCGTCATGTCGAACGCGGTGCACGTCTACGTCTCCCAGGCGCACAAGGGCGAGCTCGTGATGGGCGCCGGCGTCGACTCCTACAACGGCTACGGGCAGCGCGGCGCCTTCCACATCATCGAGCGGCAGATGGCCGCCGCCGTCGAGCTGTTCCCGGTGTTCGCGCGGGCGCACCTGTTGCGCAGCTGGGCGGGCATCGTCGACGTCACCCCGGACGCATCGCCGATCGTGGGCCGCACGCCGTACTCCAACGTGCTGGTCAACTCCGGGTGGGGGACCGGCGGCTTCAAGGTGACGCCCGGGCTGGGCTGGTGCCTGGCCCACACCATCGCCACCGACGAGCTGCACCCGCACATCGCCCCGTTCTCCCTCGACCGGTTCGTCACCGGCGCGCTCGTGGACGAGCACGGCGCCGCCGGCGTCGCCCACTGA
- the glyA gene encoding serine hydroxymethyltransferase has translation MTTFAVDRGPSNGATGVLDGTLAETDPEVHAAVAAELGRQRGTLEMIASENFAPLAVMQAQGSVLTNKYAEGYPGRRYYGGCEHVDVIEQLAIDRVTALFGADYANVQPHSGAQANAAAMAALLDPGDTILGLDLAHGGHLTHGMRLNFSGRLYDVAAYHVRAEDHRVDMAEVERLAHERRPKLIIAGWSAYPRQLDFAEFRRIADAVGAYLMVDMAHFAGLVAAGLHPSPVPYADIVTSTTHKTLGGPRGGIILARAELARKLNSQVFPGQQGGPLEHVIAAKAVAFKLAGEPAFAERQQRTLSGARIVAERLVTEPGVGVVSGGTDVHLVLVDLRDSELDGKQAEDRLHRVGITVNRNAVPFDPRPPMVSSGVRIGTPALAARGFDAEDFTEVADIIARALRPDAGDAELDELAARVTVLADRHPLYPELTA, from the coding sequence ATGACGACGTTCGCCGTGGATCGGGGTCCGTCGAACGGTGCGACGGGGGTCCTCGACGGGACGCTCGCCGAGACCGACCCGGAGGTGCACGCGGCCGTCGCCGCCGAGCTGGGTCGCCAGCGCGGCACCCTGGAGATGATCGCCAGCGAGAACTTCGCCCCGCTGGCCGTCATGCAGGCGCAGGGCTCGGTGCTCACCAACAAGTACGCCGAGGGCTACCCCGGCCGCCGCTACTACGGCGGCTGCGAGCACGTCGACGTCATCGAGCAGCTCGCCATCGACCGCGTGACGGCGCTGTTCGGCGCCGACTACGCGAACGTCCAGCCGCACTCCGGCGCCCAGGCCAACGCGGCCGCCATGGCCGCGCTGCTCGACCCGGGCGACACGATCCTGGGCCTCGACCTGGCCCACGGCGGGCACCTCACCCACGGCATGCGGCTCAACTTCTCGGGCCGCCTCTACGACGTCGCCGCCTACCACGTCCGCGCCGAGGACCACCGCGTCGACATGGCCGAGGTGGAGCGCCTGGCCCACGAGCGCCGCCCGAAGCTGATCATCGCCGGCTGGTCGGCCTACCCGCGGCAGCTCGACTTCGCCGAGTTCCGGCGGATCGCCGACGCGGTCGGTGCGTACCTGATGGTCGACATGGCGCACTTCGCGGGCCTCGTCGCGGCCGGGCTGCACCCGTCGCCCGTGCCGTACGCCGACATCGTCACCAGCACCACCCACAAGACCCTCGGCGGCCCGCGCGGCGGCATCATCCTGGCCCGCGCCGAGCTCGCCAGGAAGCTCAACTCGCAGGTCTTCCCCGGCCAGCAGGGCGGGCCGCTGGAGCACGTGATCGCGGCCAAGGCCGTCGCGTTCAAGCTCGCCGGTGAGCCCGCGTTCGCCGAGCGGCAGCAGCGCACCCTGTCCGGCGCTCGGATCGTCGCCGAGCGGCTGGTGACCGAGCCCGGCGTCGGCGTGGTCTCCGGCGGCACCGACGTCCACCTGGTCCTGGTCGACCTGCGCGACTCCGAGCTCGATGGCAAGCAGGCCGAGGACCGGCTGCACCGGGTCGGCATCACCGTCAACCGCAACGCCGTCCCGTTCGACCCGCGCCCGCCGATGGTGAGCTCCGGGGTCCGGATCGGGACCCCCGCGCTGGCCGCCCGCGGCTTCGATGCCGAGGACTTCACCGAGGTCGCCGACATCATCGCCCGCGCCCTGCGCCCCGACGCGGGCGACGCCGAGCTCGACGAGCTCGCCGCCCGCGTCACCGTCCTCGCCGACCGCCACCCCCTCTACCCGGAGCTGACGGCATGA
- a CDS encoding sarcosine oxidase subunit delta → MQLIDCPWCGPREEVEFHYGGQAHVEYPAAPAELDDEQWAHYVFFRDNPKGPHAERWSHSAGCRRWFNAVRDTHTYRFLAVYPMGGVRPQIPGARA, encoded by the coding sequence GTGCAACTCATCGACTGCCCCTGGTGCGGCCCCCGCGAGGAGGTCGAGTTCCACTACGGCGGCCAGGCCCACGTCGAGTACCCGGCCGCGCCGGCCGAGCTCGACGACGAGCAGTGGGCGCACTACGTGTTCTTCCGGGACAACCCGAAGGGCCCGCACGCCGAGCGCTGGAGCCACTCCGCCGGCTGCCGCCGCTGGTTCAACGCCGTCCGTGACACCCACACCTACCGGTTCCTCGCCGTCTACCCGATGGGCGGGGTCCGGCCGCAGATCCCGGGGGCCCGAGCATGA